In the Chloroflexota bacterium genome, one interval contains:
- the lysW gene encoding lysine biosynthesis protein LysW, with protein MSKLTCSECMAEIELDAGTEVNEIIVCPDCGVELEVISLDPPVAEMAPMEAEDWGE; from the coding sequence ATGTCTAAGCTAACTTGTTCTGAATGTATGGCCGAAATCGAACTCGATGCCGGTACCGAAGTGAACGAAATTATTGTCTGTCCCGATTGTGGCGTAGAGTTGGAAGTGATCTCGCTGGATCCGCCTGTTGCCGAAATGGCCCCGATGGAAGCGGAGGATTGGGGGGAGTGA
- the lysX gene encoding lysine biosynthesis protein LysX: MNIGILYSRVRVEEKWIFAALEGRGIDFDRLDDRETFFDFANPEPWLKYDAILERSISYARGLYSVRVLNAWGIPTVNTANVAEACGNKLTTASALSQAGVPQPRTMAAYTAESALEAIENMGYPVVLKPMVGSWGRLLAKINDRDAAEAVLEHKAVLGSYEHSIFYIQEFIEKPGRDIRVLVVGDEPITAIYRKSPHWITNTARGGEGEVCPLTPELSDICYKAARAVGCGLLAVDIIEHPERGFQVNEINHTMEFHTAAPTTGIDIPNLIVDYLLAVARREIQVL; encoded by the coding sequence GTGAACATCGGCATACTCTACTCGCGGGTGCGCGTTGAAGAGAAGTGGATTTTCGCCGCCCTGGAAGGCCGCGGCATCGATTTTGACCGCCTGGACGACCGGGAGACGTTTTTTGATTTCGCTAACCCCGAACCCTGGCTGAAATACGATGCCATTCTGGAGCGCAGCATCAGCTATGCGCGCGGGCTGTATTCGGTGCGTGTGCTGAATGCCTGGGGAATCCCCACGGTGAATACCGCTAATGTAGCTGAAGCCTGCGGCAATAAACTGACTACGGCTTCGGCGCTCTCACAGGCGGGCGTGCCCCAGCCGCGCACGATGGCGGCCTATACCGCCGAGTCGGCGCTGGAAGCGATTGAGAATATGGGCTACCCTGTGGTGCTCAAACCGATGGTCGGCTCGTGGGGCCGTTTGCTGGCGAAGATCAACGACCGCGACGCGGCTGAGGCCGTGTTAGAACACAAGGCGGTGTTGGGATCGTATGAGCATTCGATTTTCTATATTCAGGAATTTATCGAAAAGCCGGGGCGCGATATCCGTGTGTTGGTGGTTGGCGATGAACCCATCACAGCGATTTATCGCAAATCGCCGCACTGGATTACGAACACGGCTCGCGGCGGGGAGGGCGAAGTTTGCCCGCTGACCCCGGAGTTGAGCGATATTTGCTACAAAGCGGCGCGCGCCGTGGGATGTGGGCTGCTGGCCGTGGATATTATCGAACACCCGGAGCGCGGCTTCCAGGTTAACGAGATCAACCACACCATGGAGTTCCACACCGCCGCCCCGACGACTGGCATAGACATCCCCAATTTGATTGTGGACTATCTGCTGGCTGTGGCGAGACGAGAAATACAAGTACTGTAA